ACCTTCCCTACCGCGACCAGGAAGAGGGTGAATTGCGGCTGGCGTTGATCGATTTCCTGCGTCCCAAAGAGAACTCGGGAGACAACGGCACCCTGTTGATCATCGACGAAGCGCAATCGCTGTCGTCGGAGTTGTTGGAAGAGATCCGGATGATCAGCAGCATTGTTCGCGATGGCAAGCCGCGCGTCCGAACGCTGTTGGCGGGTGGATTGCGGTTGGATGAAAACCTGGCCGACCCGCGTCTCGCTTCCTTCTCGCAACGTGTGGCGACACGATGTTATCTGCACGCGTTGTCGGTTGGCGAAACCGCCGACTACATCCGCCAGCAACTGCAACGCGTTGGCGCTGAACCGCAGGAACTGATCCGCGACGAAGCGATCTCCAGCGTCCACAGCGCGTCCGACGGGATCCCACGTCTGATCAACCAATTGATGAACCATGTGCTCTATTTCGCGGAGCAACAGGCGATCGAGATCATCACGCCCGAAATCGTTCAGGACGCTTGGGCCGACTTGCAACAATTGCCTGTACCGTCGCGTCCGGCGACGCGAACGGCTGCGACTTCGGCTGTCGATTTTGGACCGCTCGGCAGCGACGACGAAGCGGGATCGATCGAGTTTGGCGAACTTTCCGATATCGATACGGACGCCGATTTCGATTCGGAGCCATTGGATGACGATCTGGAACGATCGGCAGAGCTCAAAAACGATTCGGATGAACTCGAACCGATCGATCGAGATCAGGTGGTTAGCGAGAGCTTTGAGATGCTCGAGGCATGCGTTCAATTGGTGGCCGAGCACGAACGCGATCATTTTGCTTTCGACGCCGGCACCCCATCGGAGACTTCGTTGGCGGATGCCTTTGCCGCGGCCTTTGGCGTTGAATCGGTAATCGCCGAGGGACACGAATCGAGCGAAGACGAGCAACAGCCGAACTATGTGCTCGGCCAATACGAAGACGGCGCTGCGGAAGCCAACGACGCGACCGAAGCGGTTGACGATTGCCAATCGATCGCAGCAACCGACGCCGATTCGGTGGAAGCGACCGCGGCCGATGCGGTTACCGACCAACCGACCGCCGAAGCGGATCAATCCGTCGCCGGCGAAGTCGCTTCGCTAACTTTCCGCGACTTTCCCGTCGTCCATCTGTCGACCAAGGGATGTTGTTCGGAGAGCGAATGCGAAGGGGACGCGTGTTCCAACGATCAACCTGTCGCCGAAGTCCACACGAGCGACGATCAGGACCAGCCAACCTGTGACCTGCAGGACGTCCAAACCGCGGCGTCGGAGAACGAACTCGATTCCGAGACGGTTTGTTTCCGGGAAGAGATCGCTGCGAACGTCGATTTGCAAATCGCTGAACAGGTCGCCACCGATTTCGAGATGAACAACGTCACCGACGAACCGGTCACCAGCGAATCGGCTTTCGGTACGATCGATGACAGCGTCTGGAACGCCGACTTCGCCGATCGCGACGCGATCGCAGCAACCGATCTCCCCGAGACGTCCGACCAACCGATCGGCTCCGCTCCACAGCCGATCGATCCGTTTGGCGACGACTTCGACGACGAGATCGCGATCGAAGTGCATCAGCCCGGCAACCTTTTGTTCCCCGCGGTCAACGATTCATCCGTCGCGCCTCTTGCTGACGCCGAAGCAAATCCAGCTTTGTGGATTGCGGGTGTTGATGACGCGAACGATCCACCGCGCAGCGAGCACGAGGACTTGCTGCGAACCGAGGTGATCTCGATCAATCGAGCTGCAATCGATACCAACCCAGGAGTTGTTTCGGGGCACTTCCAAGGCCTGCAAGCCCGCGGGCATGCGGCTCATGCCAACGTCAAACCGAAGGCCGCCCGAGACATCGAAGTCGCCGACGATCGCGATCTCTTGATCATCGAAGACGAAGTGCAAGATATCGATGGGATCGTGCCGCAACCGGCGATTCCGGCGGCGGCAAAAACACTCAACGATCTGACGACCTTGTTCAGCCGAATCCGCAAGGGATGAGTGGTCCTATGACAAGCCTGCCGACCAGCCCACGGATTCCGGCATCGATGCGAGTCTCCGCCCGTTTAAAGGCATTGGCCTCCGCGGGCGAAACGGAACAACCGGCGGCGACGGTTGCGATCGATCCACCACACGCGACGGCCTCGCCAACCGCAGCGACGGCATCGCTGCGCAGCCTTGCTGAATCGATCGTCAACGCAGCGGATCAGTCGGCGCAGACGCCGATCTTGGTACCGGGAAGGCGAGTCGTCTTGGACCCGCAACTATTTGTTGCGTTGTCGAGCGAGCTGATCGATATCGCGCGACGGACGATCCGCATCGAAGCCCTTTCGCCTGCTGCGGGAGGCTGGGGGGCGATCCATCTGCTTCGCGGCCATCGTCGAATCGTGAGCCAATTGTCCGCCGACGTTCCCTATGACGTCGAAGTGATCGAGATGAACCGGATCAGCCGTCCGGCGGGTCCCAAGCGGCCGCTGTTTATCGGGCTGGCGACCAGCAGCGCGATGTTGCGTTGGTTGCCCACCGCGTCGTGCTACCGATTCCTGATGCTAGAATCGGGAACTCGTACGTCGCTTCCCGAAGGGACGCAGGCCTCGGTCGAACGCTTTCATCTGACGGCCGTCAGCGGCGGCACAAAGACTCGCCACTACAACAACGGTCACCGTGTAGGTTGATGTTGTGGTCTAGCGGGGATCTGTTGGATTGGAGGCTTCAGCCGACCGCGGTTCGTCGCCGCAATACGTCGAATGCTTCCGATGCCGACGGCCAGCGACGCAAACTCAGGTGCAACGTCTAGTGCGTTGGACAACCGCTCGCCGCAAACAGTTCGTCGATTGCAACCACACGGCCGCGATCCGCTGCGGGGCCGTCGATCGAATCGCCGGATGAGGAGATCGAGGATTGATCGCGCTGGCGCCACCAGGCGGCAACGTCGCGCGGTAACGCGTGCCACAGATCGGTTTGTTCTCGCAGGTATTCCAGAAACTGGCGGTAGACGTTCAGTCTCGCGGCGGTGTCTAGGTAGTCGGGATGTGTGATCAGCATCGCCATACCGGCAATCTCGCGCAGGTGTTGCATCTTGTCGATCCAGACTTGCGGCGAATTCTCTCCCAACGCAATCAGCAGCGTATGGTCTTGCGGAAGCGTGTAGGGCAGTTCGACAAACTTACCCGCGATAAATGGCCAGGGAGAACCGATCCCGCCAGGCATCGCTTGAAACGGATCGACATCAAAACAACTGGCGTCGTAATCGACGTTCAGTCCCTGCAACCAATCGAGATTGCGATGGACCATTGGGGCTCGAAAGCCCGTCGATTGGAAGTCTTCGATCGCTTGGTTGATCCGCTGCTTGCGCCATTCAAATGTCCGTTGCGATTCAAATAGACGGCCGTCGTGGTTGTATCCATGTACGCCGATTTCATGACCACGACCGCGCAGATCATCCAAAAGTCCCGCGTCGATCTTGTACTTGTAGGGGACAAAATTCCACGCCGATCGAAATCCGTATTCTTCCTCCAAGCTGGCAAGCGCGGGGGCCAGTTTCGCACCGACGCGTGTTTCCACATCGTGCGTCAGTACCGTGCCGACTCGAAAACCATCGGGCCAAGGATGCAACGTCCGTTGGTTGGGTGTCGACGCAAGCGTTTGAACGACGGCCTGCCGCCAATCGTGGATGAATCGCGTCGGCAGATACCAGTCGGCCGGTGCGTCCAATGAACGGTTGCGTCCTCGCTGCAGTTGCTGTCGCAGCGCGATTGGAATCCAGGGACGTAAGCGGTAATACGCTTTGAATTTCCAACTGAGCCGCGCCGCGGCGATGTCCGCGACGGCATGCTGTTGCAAGACCCGACCAAGTGGTCCATCAAATGCGAATCGAAACGGGATCGCGGGTTGGTTGGCGTCGTCCATTGGAGGAATGTTGATGGGGAAGGCGATGGAGAGATTGCAAGGGTGGAACGCGAGCGGAGGCGTTCCGTTCGTTCACTGTCTTCAGTTTTCCACAGCATAGTCCAAATGAGACACCGAGGATCACTAGCTTGCGGATTTCCGGCTTCCTCCCTGACGTTGATCAAATCTCCCGTAACAACCCGTGTAGATTGTGCAATGCAACCTGCAAGTATGCCGGCGATGGGGAATCTCCCCAGGTCAACGCGGTGAACTACAGGACGGTGGCGGTTTGGTCCGAATCGGCGACTTGCAGCTGTGATCCGGCGTCGAACCACTTGCGGCGGACGTATCCGATGGCGATCACTTGGCCGTCGGTCGGCGATGCGATTGCCGATCGGATCTCGCCGCACGGTTTGTCCGTATCGATCAGCTTGGTTCCCGTCGCGGGAACCGCGTCGCCGCTGATTTGCATTTTCACCAGCTTCTTTTGCACCTGCCCCAACGCGTCCAAGCGAGCGATCGTTTCCTGACCGAGGTAGCAGCCTTTGGTGAAGCTGATCGTTTGCTCGTTGCGGTCGACTTCCTGAGGCAAGTTGGCGTCGCTGCAATCGATGCCAAAGCGAGGCCAGCCGGCGGCGATTCGCGCCGATTCCAAGACCTGCCCATCGACGACTGGAAAATCCTGCTCGGTCAACCATTTTTCAACGGCTTCGGCAGCGTTGGCGCTGGCGACAACCAGACAATCCTGCCCGCTGGTCCATGGCAATTGGAACCACGATGCCGAGGCATCGCCGATTGCCAACGTCCCACATGCCAGACGCGGAGCCTCTGCGGGCGTGAAGCCTTCGATCACCGGTTCCTGCTGGCCGCTGATCAACCAACCGACGAAGGCTTCGCTGCGATCGGTGATCACCGCGTCTTCGCGAATGATGTAGCGATCGATATGCGACGCCAAGGTTTCTCCCTGCGATCCGCATCCTAACATCAGCATCCGCTGGGATTCATTGAAGCCGCAGACGTGACCGATCGCGCGGCCACGGACATCGGTGATGAAGGTCTCCCAGCCGTGGTCGACTTCCAACCGCTTGAAGTCGTTGGTGGTCAAGTTGTTCAGGACGGTCGTGCGATCGTCGCCGGTCATTTCAACGACACACAGGTCGTCGATCCGCACGCACGCGCGGCCCGCGGTAAAGGCTTCGTATTCGGTCGTCATCGGATGTTGCTCGTGTTTAGTTTTCGTCAGCTTCGCCCACGGTCGCGACACAGAATTGTGCGGCCCGCACGACGACGG
Above is a genomic segment from Rosistilla ulvae containing:
- a CDS encoding ExeA family protein codes for the protein MAEKNDPHVESKFYFAASPFPATPQAESYCGIGSVEETRRRIKRSIERAEGPSIVIGGPGLGKSLLCNLIANDYRSLYKVAFLSEGQIDTSRELLQAIMFQLDLPYRDQEEGELRLALIDFLRPKENSGDNGTLLIIDEAQSLSSELLEEIRMISSIVRDGKPRVRTLLAGGLRLDENLADPRLASFSQRVATRCYLHALSVGETADYIRQQLQRVGAEPQELIRDEAISSVHSASDGIPRLINQLMNHVLYFAEQQAIEIITPEIVQDAWADLQQLPVPSRPATRTAATSAVDFGPLGSDDEAGSIEFGELSDIDTDADFDSEPLDDDLERSAELKNDSDELEPIDRDQVVSESFEMLEACVQLVAEHERDHFAFDAGTPSETSLADAFAAAFGVESVIAEGHESSEDEQQPNYVLGQYEDGAAEANDATEAVDDCQSIAATDADSVEATAADAVTDQPTAEADQSVAGEVASLTFRDFPVVHLSTKGCCSESECEGDACSNDQPVAEVHTSDDQDQPTCDLQDVQTAASENELDSETVCFREEIAANVDLQIAEQVATDFEMNNVTDEPVTSESAFGTIDDSVWNADFADRDAIAATDLPETSDQPIGSAPQPIDPFGDDFDDEIAIEVHQPGNLLFPAVNDSSVAPLADAEANPALWIAGVDDANDPPRSEHEDLLRTEVISINRAAIDTNPGVVSGHFQGLQARGHAAHANVKPKAARDIEVADDRDLLIIEDEVQDIDGIVPQPAIPAAAKTLNDLTTLFSRIRKG
- a CDS encoding polysaccharide deacetylase family protein, producing the protein MDDANQPAIPFRFAFDGPLGRVLQQHAVADIAAARLSWKFKAYYRLRPWIPIALRQQLQRGRNRSLDAPADWYLPTRFIHDWRQAVVQTLASTPNQRTLHPWPDGFRVGTVLTHDVETRVGAKLAPALASLEEEYGFRSAWNFVPYKYKIDAGLLDDLRGRGHEIGVHGYNHDGRLFESQRTFEWRKQRINQAIEDFQSTGFRAPMVHRNLDWLQGLNVDYDASCFDVDPFQAMPGGIGSPWPFIAGKFVELPYTLPQDHTLLIALGENSPQVWIDKMQHLREIAGMAMLITHPDYLDTAARLNVYRQFLEYLREQTDLWHALPRDVAAWWRQRDQSSISSSGDSIDGPAADRGRVVAIDELFAASGCPTH
- the ygfZ gene encoding CAF17-like 4Fe-4S cluster assembly/insertion protein YgfZ translates to MTTEYEAFTAGRACVRIDDLCVVEMTGDDRTTVLNNLTTNDFKRLEVDHGWETFITDVRGRAIGHVCGFNESQRMLMLGCGSQGETLASHIDRYIIREDAVITDRSEAFVGWLISGQQEPVIEGFTPAEAPRLACGTLAIGDASASWFQLPWTSGQDCLVVASANAAEAVEKWLTEQDFPVVDGQVLESARIAAGWPRFGIDCSDANLPQEVDRNEQTISFTKGCYLGQETIARLDALGQVQKKLVKMQISGDAVPATGTKLIDTDKPCGEIRSAIASPTDGQVIAIGYVRRKWFDAGSQLQVADSDQTATVL